The genomic stretch aaaaataattttaaaaaataaaaaatctattatattgatgtattttcaagtaaaaaatactttaacaaATAACTATAACTATATTCATAAACAAACGCCCctgcaaaacaaacacaatcgtcaagagtttttgtttttttagttgtaaATAGGGAATAGGTGAACTACAATttgccatcttttttttttttttatttacgtgggtgtccgggccagcttgcgtacacctcgactaatctcatgacccactgaacatcctacaaacccagtgagcatgtaagacacCGCGGAGTGACAGACGTTCACAATAAGGTTTGAACCCtagtgcaaaataaaaaaaaaagctccatTCAATCACTGGACCAAAACTTCAAGTGCACAATTTGCCATCTTTGATGGCTAAAGAAATTGTTGTTCACTGTGGAGAACGAAGCACATGCACCATGctcgattgaaaaaaaaaaaaagaggaaggaaataaataaagaaagaaacacgTAAGCAATGCAAAGGCAAATTGTTTTACGAAACATAGAGATGGCAATTCTTGACCACGAAGGCTGCAAATCAAAAATGGAATCTATTCAAAAAGTAGACGTATCATTTCGAGTTTTATTTTACatggaaattattattttttaaaaggttaattGTCGCTGATTAGAAGGAATAATCCGTAAATCTTATATTCAAGATTTGATGTAATCGAACTGGGTCATGTAGCATGAGTTTCACGTCTGGCTTGCTTGATTTAAGAGATCAGAGAGAAGGGCAGAAAATGGAAGCAAGGAGTGAAACTTAATTGGATGGGTTTTCTGTTCTTCGGTAAATTTGTTAACTTGCCTCTCTaggtttcttttttactttttattgaaGATCCAAACACGTCTGACAGAGACTCGTGAGAATTAAGAGTTGAATAGATCTTGCGCAATTCTTCATTTTTAAATGCTGTCTGCAAAATATAACATCTTCCGAGCAAATTCTTGACATGGTCATCTCAATCTGTGGACTGGCCCGGTGAGAACTACTTCAATCTGACATGCTTGACTGTTCTCTTAAAAAGGTGATGTCTGTTTCGTATAAACAGATAAAATATTGATGCAGtttaaaaataagattcaaGCCATGAACCAGGCAAGTTTGAACCACGGAATATTACTCAACGTTTTCAATCTAGTCATGATGCTATGTGCAAAGCTctactatatatttaatttgggGTTGGTGCTCTTTGAAAACGTAACACCTtcgataaataatattcatgaaTCCTTACTTTCCCGAACTTGTATTTATTTCACACTCTAATCATTGCAACTTAGCAACAAATTTAAGGTTCGAGACTTGACCGATTTAGGTTAAATTAGGTAGGTCAACTAATTCGAGGGGTGGAAGATTCTGTCGATAAATGCTGTGTTTTTTACCACAGACAAAAGCCCAGCATTAGCTAAAAACAAAAGTTCGATGTAGTCATTCTCTTTTACTATTACAGCTTTTCAGGCGACAGtagttaattatataataatagaaaatggtatcctaattataattatttttttaaaatattttttatttaaaaatttattaaaataatatatatttttatttatttaaaattaattttttatatcaaaaacaatataaaaacattaaaaaattaatttgaaatgaaaaataaaataaaataaacactaCCTTGTTTTTGCCCTGTGGGGCAGTCAAAACATTCAAATACCTTCCGTGTTCAGACAACCAATTGAATTGCTGGTTTGTATAATTTCCtatctcaaaatataaaattttcataattaaataaacctgAAATAATCACTTACCATCCCTCTCTAATTGGTAATGTTTTCTTTCTGAGAAACTCTCCAATTAGCATTACTGTTCTCTCGTGATGCTTTGCTGGTATAAAATGGAAAAGCTTCCGCTCACATAATTACGTTTCCATGGAAGCCTTTGACCAAGTATTTTTGTCCATGGTGTTACGATCTGCCCTTCCCAATCTCATAATATCAACAAGGATTTGATTCAGAAATGcttgattcttttcttttcttgaaaagttaaacaCATGATTCCAATACATAATAACTTCCACctctaaataaaatcaaagtcaaAACGCAACATCTCTTCCCCGTATATGATGCATGTAGGATTCAATTTGTATTAGGAAAATCTGGAGGATAGCGCTGTAATCATTCCATAGATTGTGGAATCAAATCCAATTAAATGAGCAAAAGGCACTAATCAACCTGGATTGTGATCCTTGCTTCCATTTTATAATGCGTTGCTGGCTCCTGTTGAGGGAATCTGAAGAACAGCTCGTGTTGATAAACACATGTCAGCAACTCTGAGTGACAAAAGGGCCGAGtttataacacacacacacacaaataaatTAGGTGAAGGCACATGGTCAAACCAGAGGGTTGTACATGTAAAGAAAGCCATGattgaagaataattttttaggtaAAGTAAACGCTTGAAGCATCCTTTACAATCAAAGCTTAATTGTTATTGCGCATGATAATTTACAGGAAAATAATTCTTTAGGTGAAGTAAACGCTTGAAGCATCCTTGACAATCAAAAGCTTAATTGTTATTGCGCATGATAATTTACAGGTTGTAATAATTGGTTTTTACAATTCTGTAGTTCTGTCTTTCTTGCAATTGAGCACCAATTACCAAGTTGTCCTTGTGTAGTGCATGGCATTCACATGCAGGTTACTCTGGCACTGGGGCGGAACCAGGGGAGGCGGGCAGGGCCTGGCCCttgctaaatattttaaattttagtatttttaatgtctaaatataagataatataatatatttttattttcaattgataaattttctaataataaattatatcttgagttTTGGCCCTCCCTATTATATAATTCCAGCTCTGCCCCTGCTGCCACATCATCACTACTGCTCGCGAATGActtcttttattgtttcttttttcttttgttattcttGAACTGATAGTTAATTGGCTCCCTTCTTTTCCATCGATTTCTACCTTCTAGTCCGGGGCATTTTGTGTTTTCGTATTCTTGTCAACCTGATATGAAGGCTTGTTtttgcttccttttcttttaggttATTTTGTCTCTGGGCTCTTCCTCCCCGCACTTTCCCTGTGTTTGTTAGAAGCGAAGCACCCATGTTTGATAATTGAGTAATTCTTTTTAGAATGAGTACCAGATATGCTGACTGGAACTGGACTGAACATAACATTTTCAGGATGACTCAACATTATGCACCTTCCAATTTATATAGCCGCAAAGCTAGCGAGAGCTGTCCTGTATTCATCATAAGGTGGCAAAAATAAACCGAGAAGAATCGGAAAGTGAAGAATACCCTTTTAACTAGCTTATTTGAATGATTAATCTGATCCTGAAATATGACGGAATCAAGCACGTCACTGCTGAAGTTAGCATTGCTGCTTAAACTCCAGGTCGTCAAAATTCTTGAACTTGAGCAATTATCTAAAATATCAATCAGTATAATTAAAATATCCAACACATTATCTGTTggatttcaatatatatatgggAAAGAAAAGGTGGAAAGATGGTCACCCTTGAGAATGAAAAAGTGAGTGCTCTCTATAACCGTATATAGAAGTTGTAGGTTGGTTTTGCTAATCCATATATAAACTTTAGGAACATGCAAACCTGTGAAAGCGGTCAAGTTCCTAACATCATGTCGGAGTGCTACTTGATCcataattattatatcaaagCTAAGACATCGACAAGGCAAAGTCGCCGCCGCCCATGTGCCAAAGCAGGGTCTTCCTTCTATGCTGCGTTACTGCACTGCCAGACAATTTCTAGTGGTACACAAGATCACTCTATCAAACCTGGCAAAGGGAATAAGGCACAAGTTCATATTGAAAGCCCGTTAAAGAATTGTAGGGAAATTTACTTACCTTCTTAGGACTGCTGGAGAGTACAAGGCAAGTTGTAGGCAAGAAATTCCTCTACCAAATTAGGCCCCGTAAGAAGTACGTAAACCAGGTCCACAAGATCCAATACAAAGGAGCAGGAGGGGATAGCCATGCTTCTTGACGGTCTGAAAGGGTTGATCCACGGCCAGTAGGGTAGAAAAACGGAAGCATCTCGGcacccaaaaaaagaagaagaaggaccaGTACAAAATAGCATTATCTGCTTAATTAGTTTGGTCAGTGCGGTTAATGGGCAGACATCAAACAAGACCggtctttcttctcttctgatATTTTTCATTCCAGGAAAATGTCCAGCAATTTAATTTCTCCGAAGCTCATCCTAACTATCCtcgtattattaattaaaagcaCAAACCCACGTGACATGGAACAGTCAAGCAATAAACACTCATAAACCAGCTGCACTGCTACTGAGACTAACGAGTAAACTAACAACCTTTGTTGTACCTATCTACAGACATACATGTTGTACCTATTTGAAGCCTAAAAGTTAAACAATCAGGCAGACTGCAAGGTGCGAACATATAAACACAGTTACAACAAGAATCGGAGTATAAACAAATCTACAGACATAAATGTTGTACCTATTTGAACAATAAAAGCAGCAGATAAATCCTTTTTCTGAAGCTGTGTTACTTCAGCTTTCATCAATGCCTCTGCAGGAGAAATTAATGCTATACAAAATTCATCGCTCCTACAATAAGTTGCTGCCTTTGAATGAAGTAACTGTGGATGATACAAAGGAGGGCTGCTTCCAGTTGCAGATGATCTTTTATCCTGCTACGTCCAGCCAGAAGCAGGGATTCCCTGCTTCTGAAACCATTCAAGCATGCGGAATCTTTCAGAGAGTACAGGTCTCACATCGTTCTGCTGAGAGAGGTGCTTGAGGAGTGGAAGAAGCACATCCAGAAGCTGAACAGCCCATAAAAATGGATAGAGAGGGGGTTGAGTAAATGAACAAACAAGATTGGggaataattatgaatttaagtAATTTAGATATTCCTACCTGTGTATCATGTGGTTGTCCTGCAGAAAATGGAACGCATGGAATTCCATTCAGTGGCTGCAACAAGAAACTGAATGGATTGTTGTCAACAATAACAATCCGGCATGGATCATTTGATATGCAGGAGAGATCTTTCACATGCTCCTGATACTCCCTGTTCAGTGTTCACATACAGCATGAAaggttttcaaaactaaaaaaatgaatctTAAGCGTAAGGATACAAGAGAAGTTAATTCCTTCATTTAGAAATAAATCAACTATACAAAGTATCTGCATTTGCTTAACTTAATCACAGAATCATACTGTGTCATTATCAGGAATTGACATCTTTATCATCAAAATTTCACATCCACACAAAACTAGAAAGATGAGTTTGAAGCACTAAAAGTGAGTGGCATAAAGCACTCATGAAGAATTGGAACACATTATTGAAACCAAGCAAATCCATTgcagttaataaataaatacagtcATTATGATAGGGGTGGGGGTGGTTTAAATATGAAATCATTAGCTCCATTACACAGGCAATCAATCGGGAGCATAAACAATCTAGTTTCAGTAATAAGAAAAACGAACTAAACTCAAAATTCAACATAGTGATAGCCCCAGCCTAATCAAGATTGTCTAGAATATGTGTCTTCTGAAGTGAGCATGAACTTAATTTCTATAGAATACGTAAAAACTTGTTTTGAACATTGAGAAAAATTCCAGCATTAAATATGTAACTACTTTAGCTTGCGTGAGGTAAATGATATTTAATCTTGTAAGAAATTTTCAAGAATTAGCTTTACCATGTATAACTCTTATTCACAGACAGATACATCAAATCATTGCATAGAATTTACTTAACATGAAATCATAGTAACTTAAGTCGACGTGCTAAATGTAAAATCTGCACAATCATACCTAATTCATTTCATAATATCAGTTTTTTTCTGTATAGTATAGAGACCATTCACACCATATATTGTTACTCTAGCATAATAAGCatccagaaaaaaaacatatagagaAACTCTAATATCCAAGACTGTCAGAAAAAAGATTTCTTCCAAAATATTATAAGAGTTTTAACTGTTTCCAATAAAATCACTTAAGCAATGTGTGATGGTCATAACTTATGTCCAATTCAAAAGATGTGCGCATACTTCATGGTAGAATATTGTTAACTGGTGTATGCTTGTGTTTTCAGCAAACTAAAAGGACAAGAACACAAGTTCCGCTTGTCCTTTTGAGAAGCCTTTTTATCTTAAGTAAATATCCTAAATTTCAAATAACTAGTGTGCTATCAGCAGTTACAAACTCAAGGAAGGAAAGACATAATGTAAGAAAGACCAGAAAAATATGAATACAACAACTCGTGCTTACGTGCTAGTTGTTGAAGGCCGATAAAGACGTAGACTAAATCGATTTTCTGTATCTATTCTGTCAACAAGTGGTCTGGCATAACCTGCAAATATTCAAAGGTGGTATTTCGAACTCACttagaaaataataacaaaggCGGAAGAGCTAATAGCGGATACAGTGAGTATAGCAGCCAGATGTATGGTGAAGTAAATATCAGACCTTCAAGGCCAGCTGTAAATAGCACAAGGTCTGCAAATTCACTGAGTTGTTTTAGGAATTCATCCAACCCTGGACGCTCAAATACCGTAACATAATTGATCTTAAGTTTCCCTTCGCATTCCTTCAAATCCCAACATACTCAAGTCAAAATAGTCCAACTTAAATAATTTTACTTAAAATGACTTGCATATAAGAACCTTGTCTGAGGATGCACATTCCAGCTCAAACCACTTCAATCCAGCTTCTATTGCTTGATTGCACAGAAGCGCTGGCAAACTAGATGTCTCATAAGCACATACTAGAGTTTCATCCAAGTCAAGAACCACCTGCAGTACATATTCTGGAGTCAATGTCATGTTGAATTGCTGTTTTTAAAGAAGCAATAAGAGAGAAGATAGAGAAAAACCCTGCTAAACACCTTTCGCACAATGATTTTACAGATTATAAAGTTAAAAACCCAAGACCAACAATACATATCAATGCATAAACTCAGAATTTTAAACCCTCTTGGCACATTACCATACAAAAAATCAATAGTGAGACGTCACAGCAGTAATTAACTAACTCACGTACCGAGTGACAAAATCAAAGCTTGGAACCCAAAAAAGTAATCCTTTTATAACTTCAAATGTTCAAGATTTAATGGAAGatgtaagaaaaacataaataaatatcagaAACATAACCTAcataaaatatccaaaatacaaGAAAGCTAAGAGTAGACAATTACGAGCACGAAAACATATCATTTACAATGGGAAAACATAAGACACGAAAATAATCTAAAGCATCTTTAAAGCGCACTTTATCCAGGggaatttattaaattcctGATGTATCAGGTTGATGATGAGGGGACTTGGTCTCGGTTAGCATGTAAGCTGACCTGAAGATATCtcttatcattaaataaaatcaagacaGCGCACTTTATcgcatagaatttttttttaagaaaaaattatagatttagCTCGTAAACATGATTTCTCAAATTGTTAAATCCACACCAACGTGCAACACTCCTCTAAATAGTACTGGTAATAGTTCATGAAAGCTAAAACTAGAATTTCCCAATCTATTACTATGGACTACTAATTCTAGTAACTAACATCTTAATTTGGCCTTAACTCTCCATATCCATCTACGTAATAAAATACAGCCTggcaaacacaaaaatcataaacctcttgaaaaaataactcatccttttattattattattattataggcaTAAATCAGAGCACATACAGAACCTTCTTTGAGAGCAACTATCATAACCAGAGAAAATCGATATCATACGGTGAGTTTCTGGATAGGCTCGTTGGCGGAAATGGCTTCGGTGCCGGCGGGGATCTCGACTGTTGCGGGAGGAGGATCGGTGGTCTCAGGCAACTCGACAAGAGGCAAGGGCTTGAAAGTatgagaaggagaagagagagattgaGGTCCAACGGCTCTAAGGATCTGCAAAAAGATCTGGAAGAAGAAAGCAAGCCAGTTCCACAGTGCCCTCCATAATTGAGTTGACCGTGGTGAGTAAACCACCTCGGGATGAGGCAGCTCAGCCATATAGTATGATCAAGAACTGGTTCGATGGTGGTGATGGTTTATAACTtatcaagagagagagagagagcgagccAGTGAGATTgtttccctttaaaaaaaacttgatttgctGAGCGTaatgtttgttttattataaaattccGTGCTTTTAGGACGGGCGATGGTGAAGAGGAGGGATGACGTGGCTGTTGTGGTCATAGAGGTGAGTGTGATTATCTTCGATTTGATCAAAGTATAGAAAGAGGAAGGATGTAAATCACATCACAACTGAAACGGTGATTTTTCAAACATGCATTTCGTGCCCCTCATAGTTCCGTGTTGATTTGAAATCGTTGTAAGATTTTGAgcttttattaaataaagaaaggTAAATTCGGTGCGTGACATGGACatgactttttttgttttccactattttaatttttttttttttaaaaaaaagagaagacttCCGATCTAAATCTAAAatcaatcaagataaaaaaaaaaaaaaaaaaaacaccaagaaaaTAACGCAATAAGAATGCCAAATGTAAAATTATCGAggataaaaaggaagaaaaaaaagtcagtgaaaaaagaagggaagaaTACACAAAAGACAAAAAGGGATAGTTTTTTAACgatgaataattaaaataatatcaatttgctTCTTGATTCGCGAGTCCggtcagaaaagaaaaaaagagcatgCCCGCATTATCATTTTATATCTATGTGGAATGGATATGCGGATGAAGAAAAAATGGAGGTCCCGGTAACAGGGGCCCAGAACAACCCAACCATCACACGTCTCTCACGTGGAATGGATAAGCGGGTGATTGCAAAACGTTTACGTGGAATAAGATATAATATcgttagaaatattatttggatAAAGAGTTAGCACGTAACAAAGAATTGAGGTGTTTGATAACACAGGAAaactcatgtttttaaaaattttaattttttttatatattctagattattttgatacactaatctcaataaataatttttaaaaaataaaaaaaatatattattttaatatattttaacataaaattactttaaaaaacaattataattacaatttcaaatTATCTACAATCAAGAAATGCAACGTGATCGGTGAGATGGGGTTGCACGCGTAAGCAGTGAGCGTGTGTGTGCCAAAATAGAGAGAATTTGAGAAAGGgtaaggaaaagagaaagaggagttttttttttttattattattattattactagttaCTGCTGCTGATCATGCTTAAAATTAGGGCCAGATTGGGTGAACTCACGCCTACCCAAAACCAGATACAATCCACTTTTCTTTTTGAGCGGTGGATTGAGCAACCTCAGGTGGGATCTGATCAACTGCGGTGGCTAAATTGCTGGCGATGGCAACCTATCCTATGTCTTCGAAGGATAGACACTAGACAGTGGTATagctgaaattttataattcaagatttcaaaacccttttaatatatatttgatactGCAGCAGTACAGCTGCATAAAATTCGGTATGATACACGAAGAAGTTGATCCTTCTTCAGGTAGTGAATATGAAATTTGGTTTTTACCCTGTTCCATGCAAGCTTCATTTCTGAGAAATTGCAGAACTCGTACACGTGTTTTCTTGCTCTGTTGTTTCATAATTTCTGACTCAGTCCCAATGCGTGTTGATTAAGTTATTCAACTTATTGGCCAGATTGGATGATCGTTCAAGATTTGGTTAGGTAGGAGTGCTTACGACATCTTGCAATCCCTCCAGACACGACAAGGTATCCATGACTTCAACTCCAAATAGTTTTGATGCCCGCAGGGAAAGACAAGCGATCAGGTCTAGGGTTTTCCTTTTCTGTAGGAAAAATACACAAATCACTTGCGTGTGTTGAAGGCGCTACGCATTCATTGACAACAAGTATCCAAATCATTGTGTTGGTGATTTTATTACTGTCCTTCTGTCCCCAATCAAATGATACTTACAAAGCCCCACCAAgtgaaggaagaaaagaaaatgcaagaaaacttCCTGTACAAAATAAATACGTgttcaacaaaaaaagaatgcGTGTATATATCTGATGTGGTTGCATATACTGAACCAAAACTGGTACTGGAAGCATGCACTCCAGAGACAAGAAAGAGATATGAATACGTAGCCGCGAGTATTAACTCCTGATCCACAACTTCAGTCAGAATCGGACTCAGTATGAATGTGAAAGCCATGGGTGCTCCAGGGCCTCCCTTGCAGTTGGACGCCTCAGGGGGTTGAGCTCAAGCAAGTCTCTCACGAAATCAATGAACCCAACGTCGGAAACTTGTAGATGATGCTCCAGTGAGGATTCCTCGGGAATAAGGTATTCTACTTGATTTGTCTCCTGGACATTGCAAGCCAGGTATGAGTAAATTGGGGCTGGTGAAAGCAGATCTACTAGTCATGATTGGTAAATATACCATCATCCTTGAATACAACAAACTAacctaaccaaaaaaaaagtcaatggtTTGATGGCTAGGTTTTGATGGGGTCAGGCGTGGGTCTGTGGATCAACTCAAATTTTTGACCGGGTcaattaggttttttaattttttttcaacccgaACATTTTCAGATCCTGAATCAGCCAAGTCCTAGATCAACCACCAGACAAGTCCAAGTTTTGAAACTATAGTATGCACACCTTGTTAAACACTCAAGGCATAGATATGGGGTAATACACCTCTTGGTCCTTTctcaagataatataaaaaacacctAAGTTGAACTCTATTGTAACTAAGAGTGTTCATGGAAATAGTTGGATTGAGTTTGAGCTCAAAATTATACCCGTCTCAACTTCTTAAAGCTCATAAATTATAAGCCCGACCcatttatctcttcttctttttttatcgaGAGGTCAGATATATCAGGTTAAGCTAATTTTTTTGTGGATATTACAGACATTCACAGATTGGACTTATATTGCTAATTTCAATAGATTGGGCTTTATTAGAACCAAGATTTGGGCTCAATAAACTAACTCAAAACTTGTTATAAATTGACTAAAATATATCAATGAATAAATTGACTAAAATATAAGAATCAATTTAGCTATGATAAACAACAAGGCTGTATTGGGTATATGGGTTGACCAGGTTTCAAAAATCTCGACCTGTAATAtccatttcttatattttttgatcCATTATCATCTATAATAtctatattatttgattttgacaAATTGAGTTTGGTGATGAACCAGTTTTTTCTTAACACCCCTAATTGTGACTGTTGTGTGGAACTTTCAGAAAGCACCTTTTCCCTCCTTAACTATCATATGCCTAGAGCAAtgtatttaaaatgaataaCCACAAGTTGATGAATGCACAGCTTATTAGAATGCAATCTTTCCCTCCCTCCTGAATATTTCTATGCATCTTATGTTCCAAAAACATATTCTGAATGCATAAAGATAAAAAGCTCAACAGTCTGCTAGTCCACATCTATTctcaaactgaaataaatatGACAAACCTCGTTTAAATGATAGAGATCATATTCTTCTGTAAAGTACTTGTGCGTTTCCTGTCCTGTCTCCAGCATCTCTGGATCAATAGGACCGAGCATGCCAATCATGCGCGCGAGGATCATTACAACTGCATCATTTGGAAAGAGCACCTGACAACCCAGAGCAAATGATATGGGTtaccagaaaaaataatcattgaaTGCTCAAGCCATCCATGGAAGGAATAACTAACAGCAATATCCACTTTAATTTTACTGAATGAAGCAAAGCAGACATACTTCCCCAGAGCACAGTTCAGCCAAGATGCAGCCGAGAGACCATAagtcaatcttttggtcatagGGGAGACCTAGAATGACTTCAGGGGCTCTATAGGAACGAGATTGTACATATAGGCACAAGTTGTCCGACTTAAAGCAACTGCTTCCAAGATCAATAACCTTTATCTTGCATTTTCTATAACTCTTTA from Populus alba chromosome 8, ASM523922v2, whole genome shotgun sequence encodes the following:
- the LOC118055854 gene encoding uncharacterized protein isoform X2, whose amino-acid sequence is MAELPHPEVVYSPRSTQLWRALWNWLAFFFQIFLQILRAVGPQSLSSPSHTFKPLPLVELPETTDPPPATVEIPAGTEAISANEPIQKLTVVLDLDETLVCAYETSSLPALLCNQAIEAGLKWFELECASSDKECEGKLKINYVTVFERPGLDEFLKQLSEFADLVLFTAGLEGYARPLVDRIDTENRFSLRLYRPSTTSTEYQEHVKDLSCISNDPCRIVIVDNNPFSFLLQPLNGIPCVPFSAGQPHDTQLLDVLLPLLKHLSQQNDVRPVLSERFRMLEWFQKQGIPASGWT
- the LOC118055854 gene encoding probable phosphatase PSR2 isoform X1, encoding MAELPHPEVVYSPRSTQLWRALWNWLAFFFQIFLQILRAVGPQSLSSPSHTFKPLPLVELPETTDPPPATVEIPAGTEAISANEPIQKLTVVLDLDETLVCAYETSSLPALLCNQAIEAGLKWFELECASSDKECEGKLKINYVTVFERPGLDEFLKQLSEFADLVLFTAGLEGYARPLVDRIDTENRFSLRLYRPSTTSTEYQEHVKDLSCISNDPCRIVIVDNNPFSFLLQPLNGIPCVPFSAGQPHDTQVGISKLLKFIIIPQSCLFIYSTPSLSIFMGCSASGCASSTPQAPLSAERCETCTL